The Juglans regia cultivar Chandler chromosome 6, Walnut 2.0, whole genome shotgun sequence genome contains the following window.
ttcaaaattgttcCTGACATCTTTAAATGTCTAGCCTGCAAAATAACATTCAAATGTTGCTGTGATTGTTCTACTGTCTCTCTGATTTTAAGCAAAGATGCAATAATTTCCTTCGATTCCATGGATTGATGAAACAACTGCCAAGAAAAACCTGACTCTAGATACCACTATAACTCACTTGTAGGGTAATATTTAGATAActaaaaaatatgagagaaaatgtaaagaaaatggTCAAATCCAAAGTTGACCTAACTTCTAATAGAAGAGAGGTTGagagcaaaataaaaaacaattgtatTCAGATTCTAGATAACCATTTTCAATAGCTACAATACCCTTATATGCTAAAATGCAAACACTGGATAAAAAGGCCTCAGCCTTGCTCCAACATGACCCACGACTACTAAGCAacttaacaaaagaaaacaaacccaCTAAGGGCTAGCTACTCTGCGGCCCACTCCCTAACATGATAACATTAAGTAAATCAGGCCCTATTAGATTTGGCCTAAACCCGGCCCAAGCATTCCATTCGTGGACTGTGACAAAAAGACTAGTTAACGTTATAGTTTGAGCTATTTAAacttctctcactctctcaaaaACAATTTGTACTCGAATTCACCATCTTTCTATGTACAATCCGAAATGTTACGATTTAGTCATCATACAAAAGTCCAATATCAAGCATGTTCATTGAGACTCAACTATAGTTGCTCACTAATTAGATAAGAATAATTTGAGTTATGTCAAGGACCGATGATAtagacaatatataataatgttcaCAAGAATTCCAAAAGGGTTGTCATGTAATATGACTGCTCGTGATCATATCAAATGGGTTATACATGTAATATGCTCATATTTCCTCtctcttattaatataattcctcctataatttttgtttcatagaCTACAACAAATGTATCTATTCTATGTTGAAAGtgtcttttttcctttttgttcagaacaaaaaaaaaaaaaaaatgagaggtttctatgaaaacaaaagagtaatgctactcatcatctcaattttcatcatcCTTCCATCATTCTATGATGTAGCATTAAATgattaaagattatttattatattttacttgtgaacttatcatttaatgccacatcatagaaTGATGAGAGGATAATAGAagttaaaatgatgaatagattttttcaaaacaaaaacatacgAAGAGATGTCACTCATCCTGTCCATTGTGCAAGTGGGCTAAACCAAGAGACGTGCCGTACAATAAATTGCTCACTGACTAAGCATGTGACAAGGAGTGATCTTTCTGAGTCATGCTGGGCCCTTAAATGCCATCATTGACTATTGAGCCCATAATTGCTCTGACAGAGCACTTGTTTTCTTAAGCCCATCAAGTGGAACAAGTTAAGAGGGATATGAATGTCccgtttgaatataaaaatattatcattttattattataatttttttaaatttaataataataatattaaaaatttatattctaataatattttattttatttatttaaaatcatctcatcttatatcatctcattattcaaacttgTACGAGATATAAAAATTGTACTGACAGAATGTAACATGCTTGCTATGATATCGAGTGAAAGAACATTGTTCTCTGGGTTTTTAAGGAAAAACAGAATATAACAAAACAATTCCAACAACCACATTGGCATTTTCATGAGCTTGCTTTCCCACCTATATACTCTGAAGTCAAGTACAAATTATTGCcatgttttccttcttttttttttttttttgggtaacaTATATTGCACAGTTTTGagtaaattaaaagaaaatcatgattGAACATATAGTCCATGAGCCATAACCAGATTGGTGGGGTTGTTTTTCCTCAATTGGTGGACCAAATTCTCTaccaaaacaaatcaaaaacCAATCTAGGCTACACTTCATAACTTGTATTTAAAGCATTATAGAACTACTTGTCCATCTAAAGCTAATTGAAAAACTATATGGGTTTCAATAAAAACGCATGTTAAATCAAGATGAGATCCAATACGTTGCGTATTATATCTCGGCTTGGACTTCTTCACGATAGTAAGGAGTACATGTCTATTGAAAAATCGGAATTCTTTTCAATACAGAATTAAAGATTAGGGAGTATGGACGAGAACATGATATTATTTCCTTTGTAAAGTGGATGCTACTCCTTTCATCATATCATAATGCATATGATTTTTACAAGTTGCTCTTAACATTTGAATATCCATGTTGAAGTGCATGCAATGTCAACTATACAAAAAGCCAACCAAGCTCAAACTCCATCAATATACTAATACCCCATGACTGTTTCAAAGCTTGACCAACCAAACTCAAACTTTGCATGTGTTGACTGCTCAAAGTCACAACTGTACGTACTTAAAACCCCTCAAGCTCGTTGACCCGTCCAGTGCATACATAAAATAACGTTTGAACAATTCAACATAcctaaaactattatttttcctcattttttcaCCCAAATAATAGAGAAAACTGAAAGCAACCCAACACAGAAAAACCTAGAATGAAGGTATAATTATTagttgagtaatattagatatagagAAAACTTAAGGTTCCATTTGGattaagagatgagatgagatgagatgattttagataaattgaataaaatattattttttaatattattattattttaggatttgaaaattttgaattgtttattatattttgtgtaaaaatttaaaaaaattataatgataaaatgagattaaatgaaatgagttgagatcacttctcaatccaaacggtgTGTGCGGTACTTGCACACTACAAACATCGATCAGTTTTCTTATTAATCAGACCATTTTACATCTGGTGTATATGTTTTtctaccattttctttttctttatgctTCTTTTCTCAACAGTTCTCTGATGTCTGCTGATAGAGCATTGCCAACTAACGAGAACAAGGACAGtaaaaaaggtaaaataatGATGTCCGAAGTCTCTTCGAATGTAAGAAAACTTCCAACAATATCATCATTAAGCTGAAGCAATGCAAGAAATTGATgattaggttttgaaaaaaataacaaaaaagagtTTGGAAGATTGCTTAAGTAATTGCCAATCATAATCATAAAACCAGTACAACCTGATCTTTATGCATTTGGATTGCTTGTTCTATACAGTAACATGACcctcttttgttttattgcaACTAACAATAGCAAATATATCAAAGTCCTTAATAATTAAACTGAAAAGGATAATTTAAAGTAATATCtaaggtgcatgcatgcatgatctatTGTTGAGGGGTACGTACGTACGCCCTAGAGAACCGAGacagaaatttgaaaagaataatactagagCCTCCGCTGGGGgctctgtatttttttatatgttttttttttttttatatatattttttaataatttttaatattttaaaaaaataaaaaatttattaaattattgaaaaatactttcttaatcatgaagtaaaatattaaaatattttttattttacttcgtgattaagaaattattttttaatattttttttttacttttttattaagaaagtattttttaatgatgttttaaatttattttatttttcttaaatattaaaaagtattaaaaacatctatataaaaaataatttaaaaaaaaaaaatgaaaaaacactATGTTAGAGCcaacgggagctcccagcggtggctctagcatcatcctttataaaaaaaattcataatattattaaacaatattttcttaatcacgaagtaaaataaaaaatattttttataatttttattttacttcgtgattaaggaagtattttttaataattttatttttactttttgattaagaaaatatttttaataatgttctaaatttattttatattttaaaaatattaaaaaaaatctatataaaaaataacttgaaaaaaaaatacatgtaaatagtaaatacatgctgcagccccagcgggagctgtaGCACTACCCATTTGAAAAAGACACAAaacgttttgtttttaaaatgagttgagattaaaattaaaagttgaataaaatattattaaaatatgtatttttattttttattttttgttttaagtataaaaaaattaaattacttattttattttatataaaagtttgaaaaaattgtaatgatttaataaaataagatgaaatgagcttagaagaattgtgaaaacaaaatatacatttAGAATACGTAAATGCACAAGCTGTCTCTATGAAAATGATatctttttataacttttttatgtaattatgttttaaattaatatttttttataaaataacttatataaataatatcaatttatataaatattctcaatttgAAATATAGTTGTACAATGGATAATAAATGTtacatccataaaaaaaattctataacaGTAAACTCATATAGTGACATGGTTTCATATGATtataagatctattttataataaaaaagatttataatttcaaataatgcTAGAGCTTCCGCTGAGACTTTTGCTGGGCTCTAACATgtgttttattatgtatttttttttagtttttttatatagatttttttaataattttaaatattttgaaaaaataaaaaaaattcacaatattattaaaaaatactttcttaatcatgaagtaaaattaaaaataattttttattttacttcgtgattaagaaagtattttttaatgattttttttttactttctaattaaggaagtgtttttaataatattctaaatttattttattttttaaaaatattttaaagtattaaaaaaaatctatataaaaaataacttaaaaaaaacacatgaaaataatGCTAGAGCTCTAGCAAGAGCTTTCAGCGGGAATCCCCAACGAAAACTCTAGcattatcttaaaatttaatatatcacattaaatcacattaacttataaatttaattttataaaattattacaaaaggggttatacatatatcattatctttatataatatctgccgtttcttctttcttttgctaaaagaaaaagtgaaaaaaagaaaaggttaaAATCAATAAATGCTACATTGGTGCCGTTTACAGCCCGCAATCAGAAATTGTGGTAGTTGCCATGGGAAAACATAAAGAAAGCAAGACAAACGGGATGGTCTCCTTGTGGActtggtattcaaaacattattttaagtagaaaaataaataatgaataaaagaaagattttaACATTTGTGcagttgaaattgaaaagaccAAATAACTATGGAaagatattgaatatattaaataagatgaagGTAGCTACTATTCATTTACAAACTCCACACTCATAactttttataaggtgtgagagtatttttcataagatgtgaaatgtgaaatgataaatagtaattgatgagaaaaatttttcgacatctatattattataattaatccGAAAGTCGATGATTAATAGTATTCAATGCCTATCTCTCCCTATCACATTTTGTTGCATTGGTTTACTTCTAGTCAAGGTCTTGAGGTAAtacataaatgaaaacaaaaaccataCTGTCAattcaaatagaaaatgaaTTATCATATGGGGATGGACATGGATGGTGGACCCTTgctatgatttcatatgatttgAAAGAGCAAGGGAAATTTTGCCATTCTCTCAAATTGCATGAACccgaaaaaatagaaaaactatgTATTAAAACAACAACAACCCCCAAGACAACCCACTCTTGATTTaagttgtgtttagatgttgaaatgagttgagttgagatgataaaatattgttagaatattattttttaatattattattattttgagatttaaaaaaattgaattgtttattatattttgtgttggaatttaaaaaaattgtaataatgagttgagagtatttaacTAACCTGTAAGAGAGCTGACTTCGTGGGAAGTCTCTTAGGCCTTAAATACTCAAccagaaataaataaaaggacaTGTCATTGTCTCCATATGATGTTCATCAATTTGGTCTCCACCGTTTGatgtgaaaatgagagtgatcaaatgGTGCTGATCCAAGGAGGATGCAAGGGGGAAGTGGAGCCCACCATGgtatttaatttaagaaaagttCAACCATGTACAGACCAAAGGAAGACTCTAGGACGGACGTGGAAAAAGAGGGAGAAGATTAACATGGAGAAGGAAgagtgaggagagagagggagagagataaaGGAGGAGAATGagtcatgtttttattttttgaaatccaTCCGCTCCAATTCTTCAATGCACTCTCATCAAATACGACAGCTTAAAAACCCATCACTGAAAACCACCTGTCTTCAATACCCAGATCTCTGCTTCACATAATTTGATCAAAGTCTTCACCATCTTTTCAAAAGTTCCCCTGTTTCTACATattgttttgctctgttttcagCCAGAAAACTTATCTTTCTTTAAGCTCCCTGATCAATAGTATGTAATTTTTAGCTTCTCGTTTATCATTTTCAcctctctctttcattctttcttctGGTTTGATCCTTGAAGATTAGTCTGTTtctaatattagtttttttttttttttttcccaaataggATCTAAACAATCCCATAGTTGTCTCCCACTTCCTAGGAAATATAGCCATTTCCCTCCCTACAAATATCCCCTCTTGCTTTACaagttcttgctttttttaCTTGAACCCGTCTTATACAACAAGTCCTGCCCGTTTTCTTTGTCTCCCACTTCAAAAGCCCCACCTGGGTTTCTAAAATTTGAGCCAATCCAATCATGGGAATTCAGAAGGACAAGGTGAGATTCAATGTTGGAGGCAGGATTTTCGAGACAACTGCGACAACCCTCGCCAACGCCGGCCGGAATTCAATATTTGGAGCAATGTTCGACGAGAATTGGACTCTACAAGCCAATAATTCCGAAGAATACTTCATTGATCGAAACCCGGATTGCTTTGCCATCCTCCTCGATCTCCTCCGAACCGGAGAGCTCTACATTCCGGTGAATGTTCCAGAAAAGCTCATCTACAGGGAGGCCCTGTTCTACGGCCTTCTAGACCACGTTCGCTCCGCGAAATGGGGTCCATTTGATGGAAATCGATTGCGGCCCTCGCGGTCTATAGCTGGGCGAGCACCAGGCGATGGAACAGCAATTCGAGCCGGCCCGGATGGTGGTTGTTGCGTTGCTCATGGAAGCATGGTTCACGTCTATGATTGGATGCTAGATGAGCATGCACCAATCACTCTTGATTACCAAAGAGTAAACGATGTTGGTTGGATTGATTCACATAGCATTTTGATCAGCGTGTGTGAGCGATTAGGCCGTGGAGATGGTGGGATGGGTCTGTTTAGTTCATCAACAGGAGAGCTAAGGTACAAATTTCAAGTCAATCATGAGAATCAAGTTAAGAGCTTTACTGCTGGGGCTTTGAGTTTCAGCTCGGATTACAAGATATTTTCAAGTTGTAAAGGTAGGAGCAATGAGTATGGGATTGGA
Protein-coding sequences here:
- the LOC109012885 gene encoding BTB/POZ domain-containing protein At2g24240-like, producing MGIQKDKVRFNVGGRIFETTATTLANAGRNSIFGAMFDENWTLQANNSEEYFIDRNPDCFAILLDLLRTGELYIPVNVPEKLIYREALFYGLLDHVRSAKWGPFDGNRLRPSRSIAGRAPGDGTAIRAGPDGGCCVAHGSMVHVYDWMLDEHAPITLDYQRVNDVGWIDSHSILISVCERLGRGDGGMGLFSSSTGELRYKFQVNHENQVKSFTAGALSFSSDYKIFSSCKGRSNEYGIGVWDQVTGKQIDFFYEPLGWSLGDADKLQWLHGSNCLLVASLFPRKDNCYISLLDFREKKMVWSWSDIGAPMTVDEKRVRDAIAMEENSSICVVNEYDDLGFMDLRSTAGSVRWSSRSRLMKGKMPEEPCYPKLALHEGQLFSSMNDCISVFCGPDWVLTSRLRRSYGGSICDFSIGGDRLFALHSEENVFDIWETPPPPII